The following are encoded together in the Cyanobacterium aponinum PCC 10605 genome:
- a CDS encoding glycosyltransferase family 2 protein gives METGLTLLIVIVNYKTPDLTINCLKSLSNQIVKIKNSHVVVVDNNSQDGSPEKINQIIKENNWQWVTVLAESKNWGFSGGNNRG, from the coding sequence ATGGAAACGGGTCTAACATTGCTCATTGTTATTGTTAATTATAAAACTCCTGATTTAACAATTAATTGTCTAAAATCTCTGTCAAATCAAATAGTAAAAATCAAAAATAGTCATGTTGTTGTTGTAGATAATAATTCTCAAGATGGTTCGCCAGAAAAAATAAATCAAATAATAAAAGAAAATAATTGGCAATGGGTTACGGTTTTAGCTGAATCCAAAAATTGGGGTTTTTCGGGGGGGAATAATCGAGGTTGA